In Hyphomicrobiales bacterium, a single window of DNA contains:
- the mepA gene encoding penicillin-insensitive murein endopeptidase has translation MRSARNSLFPAALLGLGMLALLPGALAQSAADKDALANMASQQVQPASAGGLPTDAYKIPAKKLFGRQKLPANLKARAIGTYAKGCLAGGKAIPINGDAWQVMRLSRNRNWGHPDLIALLERLAKEARAAGEWNGLLVGDISQPRGGPMISGHASHQIGLDADVWLTQMPDRILSKSERENISATIVVKNRKEIDPKVWTVNHAKLIQRAAKYDRVARIFVHPPIKAELCKWATGDRSWLAKVRPLYGHNYHFHIRMKCPEGMAGCKDQWTPHPKDGTGCGEELAYWMSDVPWKPKKPDPKPVDPNKPKPKPPPPLTLSGLPAECRAVVAAE, from the coding sequence ATGCGTTCCGCAAGAAATAGCCTCTTCCCCGCAGCGCTGCTGGGCCTCGGCATGCTGGCCCTGCTGCCCGGCGCGCTGGCGCAGAGTGCCGCCGACAAGGATGCGCTGGCCAACATGGCAAGCCAGCAGGTGCAGCCTGCCTCGGCTGGCGGCCTGCCTACCGACGCCTACAAGATCCCGGCCAAGAAACTGTTCGGCCGCCAGAAGCTGCCCGCAAACCTCAAGGCCCGCGCCATCGGCACCTATGCCAAGGGGTGCCTCGCCGGCGGCAAGGCCATTCCCATCAATGGCGACGCCTGGCAGGTGATGCGCCTGTCGCGCAACCGCAACTGGGGCCACCCCGACCTCATTGCGCTCCTGGAGCGCCTCGCCAAGGAAGCCCGTGCCGCGGGCGAATGGAACGGCCTGCTCGTCGGCGATATTTCGCAGCCTCGCGGCGGCCCCATGATCTCCGGCCACGCCAGCCACCAGATCGGCCTCGACGCCGACGTCTGGCTGACGCAAATGCCGGACCGCATTCTCAGCAAATCGGAACGCGAGAACATCTCCGCCACCATCGTGGTGAAGAACCGCAAGGAGATCGACCCCAAGGTCTGGACCGTCAATCACGCCAAGCTGATCCAGCGTGCCGCGAAGTATGACCGCGTGGCCCGCATCTTCGTGCACCCGCCCATCAAGGCCGAACTGTGCAAGTGGGCGACGGGCGACCGTTCCTGGCTGGCCAAGGTGCGCCCGCTCTACGGCCACAACTATCACTTCCACATCCGCATGAAGTGCCCGGAAGGCATGGCCGGCTGCAAGGACCAGTGGACACCCCACCCCAAGGACGGCACCGGTTGTGGCGAGGAACTGGCCTACTGGATGAGCGACGTGCCGTGGAAGCCGAAGAAACCGGACCCCAAGCCCGTCGATCCCAACAAGCCGAAGCCCAAGCCGCCGCCGCCCTTGACTCTCTCGGGCCTACCTGCTGAATGCCGCGCCGTTGTCGCAGCCGAGTGA
- a CDS encoding potassium transporter Kup, with translation MSHAATAGGETSPNRLKIAFATLGVVYGDIGTSPLYAMREALHPVVRAGGDLRLAVLGVVSLLIWALLIVVTLKYVIMLMRADNRGEGGILSLVVLVETLLRKKGGIVLALGIIGAAFFFGDAMITPAMSVLSAVEGLSVINKGFEPVVVPLTLAILISLFVFQYKGTAGVASLFAPVTMAWFVILGIIGFIHIFDNFEIFLALNPWYGFRILVEQPALALLVFGGVFLAVTGGEALYADMGHFGRTPIRIAWASVVLPSLILNYLGQGAFVLSHPAAVSNPLFLMTPAWALIPFVILATAVTVIASQAVITGAFSIAQQAMSLGLLPRMNITHTSEEEQGQIYIGQINWLILFGVMLLVLVFKSSSNLASAYGVAVNTSMVVDSILGLIFFWKARSLPRWFAVPALVLILAVELTFGMANAFKIVHGGYMPVLIGATIILLMVTWLKGRMLLAKKLEKESIELEGLLQSLERRAPTRVAGAAVFMQTDIRYAPSALMHNLKHNRVLHDILVFISVETTDEPRNEGDRVTCKQTALGAWIVEARFGYMEQPDVPAALRACKDQGLEIDPRQASYFLGRRTIRLSPRSPMPFWQQRIFIMLANQSARAIEFFRIPPDRVVELGLQMSV, from the coding sequence ATGAGCCATGCAGCTACTGCCGGCGGCGAGACAAGCCCGAACCGCCTGAAGATTGCCTTCGCCACGCTCGGTGTTGTCTACGGCGACATCGGAACGAGCCCGCTCTATGCCATGCGCGAAGCGCTGCATCCGGTGGTGCGCGCCGGCGGTGACTTGCGGCTCGCCGTGCTGGGCGTCGTCTCGCTTTTGATCTGGGCCCTGCTCATCGTGGTGACGCTCAAGTATGTGATCATGCTGATGCGTGCCGACAACCGCGGTGAAGGCGGCATTCTCTCGCTCGTGGTGCTCGTTGAAACGTTGCTGCGCAAGAAGGGTGGCATCGTTCTCGCCCTCGGCATCATCGGCGCGGCGTTCTTCTTCGGCGATGCGATGATCACGCCCGCCATGTCGGTGCTCTCGGCCGTCGAGGGACTGTCGGTCATCAACAAGGGTTTCGAACCGGTCGTCGTGCCGCTCACCCTCGCGATCCTGATCTCGCTGTTCGTCTTCCAGTACAAGGGCACGGCAGGCGTGGCCTCGCTTTTTGCGCCGGTCACGATGGCGTGGTTCGTGATCCTCGGCATCATCGGCTTCATCCACATCTTCGACAATTTCGAAATCTTCCTCGCCCTCAACCCGTGGTACGGCTTCCGCATCCTTGTGGAACAGCCGGCGCTGGCGCTGCTCGTCTTCGGCGGCGTGTTCCTGGCGGTGACAGGTGGCGAGGCCCTCTATGCCGACATGGGCCATTTCGGCCGCACGCCGATCCGCATCGCCTGGGCCTCCGTCGTGCTGCCGTCGCTCATCTTGAACTATCTGGGCCAGGGCGCCTTCGTCCTGTCCCATCCTGCCGCTGTCTCCAATCCCCTCTTCCTCATGACTCCGGCATGGGCTCTCATTCCCTTTGTCATCCTTGCAACGGCCGTCACCGTCATTGCCTCGCAGGCCGTCATCACGGGCGCCTTCTCGATTGCCCAGCAGGCCATGTCGCTCGGCCTCCTGCCGCGCATGAACATCACCCACACTTCGGAAGAGGAACAGGGACAGATCTACATCGGCCAGATCAACTGGCTCATTCTCTTCGGCGTGATGCTGCTTGTTCTGGTGTTCAAGTCATCGTCCAATCTCGCCTCGGCCTACGGCGTTGCGGTCAACACCTCCATGGTGGTGGACTCGATCCTCGGTCTCATCTTCTTCTGGAAGGCGCGCTCGCTGCCGCGCTGGTTCGCCGTCCCGGCGCTCGTGCTGATCCTTGCCGTGGAACTCACCTTCGGCATGGCCAATGCCTTCAAGATCGTGCACGGCGGCTACATGCCGGTGCTGATCGGCGCCACCATCATCCTGCTCATGGTGACGTGGCTGAAGGGCCGCATGCTGCTGGCCAAGAAGCTGGAAAAGGAATCGATCGAACTGGAAGGCCTGCTGCAATCCCTCGAACGCCGCGCACCGACCCGCGTTGCGGGGGCGGCCGTCTTCATGCAGACGGACATCCGCTACGCCCCCTCGGCGCTCATGCACAACCTCAAGCACAACCGCGTGCTGCACGACATTCTCGTCTTCATCTCCGTGGAAACGACCGACGAGCCGCGCAACGAGGGCGACCGCGTGACCTGCAAGCAGACGGCCCTGGGCGCCTGGATCGTCGAGGCCCGCTTCGGCTACATGGAACAACCGGACGTGCCAGCAGCACTCCGCGCCTGCAAGGATCAGGGCCTGGAGATCGATCCGCGTCAGGCCAGCTATTTCCTCGGCCGCCGCACCATCCGCCTTTCGCCGCGCTCGCCCATGCCTTTCTGGCAGCAGCGCATTTTCATCATGCTGGCGAACCAGTCCGCCCGCGCCATCGAGTTCTTCCGCATTCCGCCCGACCGCGTGGTGGAACTCGGCTTGCAGATGAGCGTGTGA
- a CDS encoding trimeric intracellular cation channel family protein, protein MLATAALILDWLGIVVFAITGGLVASRKEMDIVGFALLASVTGIGGGTIRDLLLGLTPVFWVRTPAYLLVCVLAGVVTFFLAHHFSARMRLLLWLDAVGLAVFTVTGARVAMDSGAGASIAIAMGVATATFGGVIRDVLGAESPVILRREIYVTAALAGAMAYVGLRSYAGLGDVAIAIGFAVALAIRAAALAYDLSLPRYRATGTG, encoded by the coding sequence ATGCTTGCGACGGCGGCCCTGATCCTGGATTGGCTTGGCATTGTGGTGTTCGCCATCACGGGCGGCCTTGTGGCATCGCGCAAGGAGATGGACATCGTCGGTTTCGCACTGCTCGCCAGTGTGACCGGAATTGGTGGCGGCACCATCCGCGATCTCCTGCTCGGGTTGACGCCCGTGTTCTGGGTCAGGACTCCCGCCTATCTGTTGGTCTGCGTTCTGGCGGGCGTGGTCACGTTCTTTCTTGCCCATCACTTTTCCGCCCGCATGCGCCTGTTGCTGTGGCTGGATGCCGTGGGTCTTGCGGTGTTCACGGTGACGGGGGCCCGGGTCGCCATGGACAGCGGGGCAGGTGCCAGCATTGCCATTGCCATGGGAGTAGCCACGGCAACTTTTGGCGGCGTGATCCGCGACGTGCTGGGGGCGGAGAGCCCGGTGATCCTGCGGCGGGAAATCTACGTGACGGCTGCCCTGGCAGGAGCGATGGCCTATGTCGGACTGCGTTCCTATGCAGGTCTTGGCGATGTGGCGATCGCGATCGGATTTGCCGTGGCGCTTGCCATCCGTGCGGCAGCCCTTGCCTATGACCTCAGCCTGCCGCGCTACCGCGCCACCGGCACCGGTTGA